A portion of the Faecalibacterium sp. I3-3-89 genome contains these proteins:
- a CDS encoding aminopeptidase P family N-terminal domain-containing protein, translating to MSMNTVPERLAALRAAMKANGVDVYLIPVGDPHASEYMPDHYTALTYFSGFHGENSNFVVTMTESAVWADGRYFVQAEKEIAGTEIQLMRMGEPDVPTAEQYCAKVLPEGGKLGLCGLTASCGLVRSLQKELDAKKGTIKLLNLEDELWTEGRPALPATPAWILPKEYAGFSPAEKLGQLRAKLSELGCTAQLVGKLDNLAWLLNLRAMDIQCTPYAMAYCYVTPDKATLFINTARVSAEAVAELKENGVELAEYDDVLSFLAAQTETQTVLADPASVNYAVYQTLEANPALTVKDEADPLLPMKGVKNEVELAHTREAHLRDGVAMVRFQIELENRLAAGEELTELTIDELLHKYRSAQDKFLTESFGTIAAYGPNAAMMHYHATEEDHAKLEKKGFLLVDSGATYMDGTTDITRTYPLGELTEDERLFYTWTLQCHIDIARAVWLDYCDGHMLDTIAREPLWRHLINYRCGTGHSVSHVGNVHEGPHALNGRNTTVFKPGMIVTDEPGVYEGGVVGIRIENELECYHKASNQYGEFLAFRPVTFVPIATSPIVPGVLSRDELDWLNAYHREVFEKLAPRLTEDERDWLAKKCAAIGA from the coding sequence ATGAGCATGAATACCGTTCCTGAGCGTCTGGCCGCCCTGCGCGCGGCCATGAAGGCAAATGGTGTGGACGTCTACCTCATTCCGGTGGGCGACCCGCACGCCAGCGAGTATATGCCGGACCACTACACCGCTCTGACCTACTTCTCCGGTTTCCACGGCGAGAACTCCAACTTCGTCGTGACCATGACCGAGAGCGCCGTCTGGGCGGATGGCCGCTACTTTGTGCAGGCCGAGAAGGAAATTGCAGGTACTGAGATCCAGCTGATGCGGATGGGTGAGCCGGATGTGCCCACCGCCGAGCAGTACTGCGCCAAAGTCCTGCCCGAGGGCGGCAAGCTGGGCCTCTGCGGCCTGACGGCCTCCTGCGGTCTGGTGCGCAGCCTGCAAAAAGAGCTGGACGCCAAGAAGGGCACCATCAAGCTGCTGAACCTCGAGGACGAGCTGTGGACCGAGGGCCGTCCCGCCCTGCCTGCTACCCCGGCGTGGATCCTGCCGAAGGAATATGCAGGCTTCTCCCCCGCTGAAAAGCTGGGCCAGCTGCGTGCGAAGCTCTCTGAGCTGGGCTGCACCGCACAGCTCGTGGGCAAGCTGGACAACCTTGCATGGCTGCTCAACCTCCGCGCCATGGACATCCAGTGCACCCCCTATGCCATGGCCTACTGCTACGTTACCCCGGACAAGGCGACTCTCTTCATCAACACCGCCCGCGTCAGCGCGGAGGCAGTGGCTGAGCTGAAGGAGAACGGCGTCGAGCTGGCAGAGTACGACGATGTGCTCTCCTTCCTCGCCGCCCAGACCGAGACCCAGACCGTGCTGGCCGACCCCGCCTCCGTCAACTATGCTGTCTATCAGACGCTGGAGGCCAACCCGGCCCTCACCGTCAAGGATGAGGCCGACCCCCTGCTGCCCATGAAGGGCGTCAAGAACGAAGTCGAGCTGGCCCACACCCGCGAGGCCCACCTCCGGGACGGCGTGGCCATGGTGCGCTTCCAGATCGAGCTGGAGAACCGTCTGGCTGCCGGCGAGGAGCTGACCGAGCTGACCATCGACGAGCTCCTCCACAAATACCGCAGTGCACAGGACAAGTTCCTGACCGAGAGCTTCGGCACCATCGCCGCCTACGGCCCGAACGCTGCCATGATGCACTACCACGCCACCGAGGAAGATCACGCAAAGCTGGAGAAGAAGGGCTTCCTGCTGGTGGACAGCGGCGCGACCTACATGGATGGCACCACCGACATCACCCGCACCTACCCGCTGGGCGAGCTGACCGAGGACGAGCGGCTGTTCTATACTTGGACGCTCCAGTGCCACATCGACATCGCCCGGGCTGTCTGGCTGGACTACTGCGACGGCCATATGCTGGACACCATCGCCCGCGAGCCGCTGTGGCGCCACCTCATCAACTACCGCTGCGGCACCGGCCACAGCGTCAGCCATGTGGGCAATGTCCACGAAGGCCCCCACGCCCTGAACGGCCGCAATACCACCGTCTTCAAGCCCGGTATGATCGTCACCGATGAGCCGGGCGTCTACGAGGGCGGCGTCGTGGGCATCCGCATCGAGAACGAGCTGGAGTGCTATCACAAGGCCTCCAACCAGTACGGCGAGTTCCTCGCCTTCCGTCCGGTGACGTTCGTGCCCATCGCCACCTCCCCCATCGTCCCCGGCGTGCTGAGCCGCGACGAGCTGGATTGGCTGAACGCCTACCACCGCGAGGTCTTCGAGAAGCTGGCTCCCCGCCTGACCGAGGATGAGCGCGACTGGCTGGCCAAGAAGTGCGCTGCCATCGGGGCATAA
- a CDS encoding glycosyltransferase, with the protein MEMPLVSIILPVYNAQSHLNRCLGSICAQQYEDLEIIVINDGSKDQSLPVCEEFRKKDSRILLVDKANSGVSDTRNLGLKLASGKYVQFVDSDDYIAPDYTARLVEAAEQSGADLVISPYTMVIPAGASKPGQVLEKIQDDLGVMHVARPPETREYGFLPAGIYDKDTFALRLMDKPASYFYGVLWNKLYRRDLFAAHDIRFTSEMRWAEDLVFNMQYIQYAEVFASIPQPGYYYVQNPQSICHTQIKPATLVQNKIQVFRYYKDLYTRLGMYEEVRPQLYKFLIDIAESTYPSGPFKKVIDEAKAYWKEHKAELEQRS; encoded by the coding sequence ATGGAAATGCCCCTCGTCAGCATCATCCTGCCGGTGTACAATGCCCAGAGCCATCTGAACCGCTGTCTTGGCAGCATCTGTGCCCAGCAATATGAGGATCTCGAGATCATCGTCATCAACGACGGCTCCAAGGACCAGAGCCTGCCCGTCTGCGAGGAGTTCCGCAAAAAGGACAGCCGCATCCTGCTGGTGGACAAGGCCAACTCCGGCGTGTCCGACACCCGCAACCTCGGCCTCAAGCTGGCCAGCGGTAAGTACGTCCAGTTCGTGGACAGCGATGACTACATCGCCCCGGACTACACAGCCCGGCTGGTGGAGGCGGCGGAGCAGTCGGGCGCTGACCTCGTCATCTCGCCCTACACCATGGTCATCCCCGCCGGGGCATCCAAGCCCGGGCAGGTGCTGGAAAAGATTCAGGACGATCTCGGCGTCATGCACGTTGCCCGCCCGCCGGAAACGAGGGAATACGGCTTCCTGCCCGCAGGCATCTACGACAAGGACACCTTCGCCCTCCGCCTGATGGACAAGCCCGCTTCGTATTTTTACGGCGTGCTCTGGAACAAGCTCTACCGCCGCGACCTTTTCGCGGCCCACGACATCCGCTTTACCAGCGAGATGCGCTGGGCCGAAGACCTCGTGTTCAATATGCAGTATATCCAGTACGCCGAGGTCTTTGCGTCCATCCCGCAGCCCGGCTACTACTACGTCCAGAACCCCCAGAGCATCTGCCACACCCAGATCAAGCCCGCCACCCTCGTGCAGAACAAAATTCAGGTGTTCCGCTACTACAAAGACCTCTACACCCGCCTCGGGATGTACGAGGAGGTGCGTCCCCAGCTCTACAAGTTCCTCATCGACATCGCCGAGAGCACCTATCCCTCCGGCCCCTTCAAAAAGGTCATCGACGAGGCCAAGGCCTACTGGAAAGAGCACAAGGCCGAGCTGGAGCAAAGGTCCTGA
- a CDS encoding LytR/AlgR family response regulator transcription factor yields the protein MIFHIAVCSPDSVLRSRVERQCLDYYARRDDACIVEQLDGPEALLARDDAGERYELYLIELPSTAAAASLRAAAALRSRGRRTPMAFLAHTPAHAYSAYRVDAMQYLLLPVPPEQLMALLARATEPEYGPAIPVATASGLRVLPFADIEYLECTHHVVHFHLASGEDVPSLSVRVPFAQVAQPLLADERFVQLHRSYVVNLAAVSQLAAGEFWMQSGARVPVPRGREPAARTALRDYLEKQFQ from the coding sequence TTGATCTTCCATATCGCAGTGTGCAGCCCGGACAGCGTCCTCCGCAGCCGGGTGGAGCGACAGTGCCTCGACTATTATGCCCGGCGGGACGATGCCTGCATCGTCGAGCAGCTGGACGGCCCGGAGGCCCTGCTGGCCCGGGACGACGCCGGGGAGCGGTACGAGCTGTATCTCATCGAGCTGCCCAGCACGGCGGCCGCTGCGTCGCTGCGAGCGGCGGCGGCGCTCCGCAGCCGGGGACGCAGGACGCCGATGGCCTTTCTGGCCCACACGCCCGCCCACGCCTACAGCGCCTACCGGGTGGACGCCATGCAGTATTTATTGCTGCCCGTCCCGCCCGAGCAGCTGATGGCCCTGCTGGCCCGGGCCACCGAGCCGGAGTACGGCCCGGCCATCCCGGTGGCCACGGCGTCGGGGCTGCGGGTGCTGCCCTTCGCGGACATCGAGTACCTCGAGTGCACCCACCATGTGGTGCATTTCCACCTCGCCAGCGGCGAGGATGTGCCCTCCCTCTCGGTCCGGGTCCCCTTCGCGCAGGTGGCCCAGCCGCTGCTGGCGGACGAGCGCTTCGTCCAGCTCCACCGCTCCTATGTGGTCAATCTGGCGGCAGTCTCCCAGCTGGCGGCGGGTGAGTTCTGGATGCAGAGCGGCGCGCGGGTGCCTGTGCCGCGCGGACGGGAGCCTGCGGCCCGGACGGCGCTGCGGGATTATCTGGAAAAACAGTTTCAATAA
- a CDS encoding HAD family hydrolase has protein sequence MHRKQWIFDMDGTLTDSMTVVWQGAPLELLRRYGREARPGIHDVLLSMGMVEGAEYLIHTYDLPLTLRDYEPAMRQVIRDLYQKVELKPGVREMLARLKAEGARMCICSNTWADQCKEVLTRLGVADYFEFFCTAQGAKSKAHPAVFHEVLGRLGGSCPADAVVCEDAVYASRTAKQCGFYLIDIEDACSAADKPELQRLADQYIHDWTQLDWAEL, from the coding sequence ATGCACCGCAAACAATGGATATTCGACATGGACGGCACCCTCACCGACAGCATGACCGTGGTGTGGCAGGGCGCACCGCTGGAGCTGCTGCGCCGCTATGGCCGCGAGGCCCGGCCCGGCATCCACGACGTCCTTCTGAGCATGGGGATGGTGGAGGGGGCAGAGTATCTCATCCACACCTACGACCTGCCCCTCACCCTCCGGGACTACGAACCCGCCATGCGGCAGGTCATCCGGGACCTGTATCAAAAGGTCGAGCTGAAGCCCGGCGTCCGGGAGATGCTGGCCCGGCTGAAGGCCGAGGGGGCGCGGATGTGCATTTGCTCCAACACATGGGCTGACCAGTGCAAAGAGGTCCTCACCCGGCTGGGCGTGGCGGACTATTTCGAGTTTTTCTGCACCGCACAGGGCGCGAAGAGCAAGGCCCACCCCGCCGTGTTCCATGAGGTGCTGGGCCGTCTGGGCGGCAGCTGCCCCGCCGACGCCGTCGTCTGTGAAGACGCCGTCTACGCCTCCCGCACCGCAAAGCAGTGCGGCTTTTACCTCATCGACATCGAGGATGCGTGCAGCGCCGCCGACAAGCCGGAATTGCAGCGGCTCGCCGACCAGTACATACACGACTGGACACAGCTGGACTGGGCGGAGCTTTAA
- a CDS encoding patatin-like phospholipase family protein, whose protein sequence is MAQNNTPIRALVLAGGGARGSYQVGVWRALAELGWRPQIITGTSVGSLNGAMFALDLYETARDMWLTIRSQDVIELPAEDAPLPELHAFLKDAVTQGGMDVTPLEEIVERVLDEDALRRSPIRLGLVTVEQKTLKARELPLEEIPEGKVKDYLLASAACFPALRAHTIDGVSYLDGGYRDNMPTALAQKMGAEELVCVDLEGVGITRPNRTGLPTTLIRSYWELGDILHFDPATARRNIELGYHDTLRAFGRLRGCAYAVDSGAGSSADAAAFHAAFEAVQKEVREKHPSTLTADIALLLAKLSDAELAPLEAVAEDVGVDPAPYYTTRSLGEAFLAKCDFERLSRFGPLFEGEAGPAQAARAALLPNTFLQALVCRALTGRVPPEEMET, encoded by the coding sequence ATGGCGCAGAACAACACCCCCATAAGGGCGCTGGTGCTGGCAGGCGGCGGTGCACGCGGCAGCTATCAGGTGGGCGTCTGGCGGGCGCTCGCCGAGCTGGGCTGGCGGCCCCAGATCATCACGGGCACCAGCGTGGGCAGCCTCAACGGTGCGATGTTCGCCCTCGACCTCTACGAGACGGCCCGGGATATGTGGCTCACCATCCGCAGTCAGGATGTGATAGAGCTGCCCGCCGAGGACGCGCCCCTGCCGGAGCTGCACGCCTTTCTCAAGGACGCCGTGACGCAGGGCGGCATGGACGTCACCCCGCTGGAAGAGATCGTGGAGCGGGTGCTGGACGAGGACGCCCTCCGCCGCAGCCCCATCCGGCTGGGTCTCGTCACGGTGGAGCAGAAGACGCTCAAGGCCCGGGAGCTTCCGCTGGAAGAGATCCCGGAGGGAAAGGTGAAAGACTACCTGCTGGCCTCGGCGGCCTGCTTCCCGGCTCTGCGCGCCCACACCATCGACGGCGTTTCCTATCTGGACGGCGGCTACCGGGACAATATGCCCACGGCGCTGGCCCAGAAGATGGGGGCGGAAGAGCTGGTCTGCGTAGACCTTGAGGGTGTGGGCATCACCCGCCCCAACCGCACCGGCCTGCCCACGACCCTCATCCGGAGCTACTGGGAGCTGGGCGACATCCTTCACTTTGACCCCGCCACCGCCCGGCGGAACATCGAGCTGGGCTATCACGATACCCTGCGGGCCTTTGGGCGGCTGCGCGGCTGTGCCTACGCTGTGGACAGCGGGGCCGGGAGCAGCGCGGACGCCGCCGCATTCCATGCGGCCTTTGAGGCCGTCCAGAAGGAGGTGCGGGAGAAGCACCCCTCCACCCTGACGGCGGACATTGCCCTCCTGCTGGCGAAGCTCTCGGATGCCGAGCTGGCCCCGCTGGAAGCCGTCGCCGAGGATGTGGGCGTGGACCCTGCCCCCTACTATACCACCCGCAGCTTGGGAGAAGCGTTCCTTGCAAAATGCGACTTTGAGCGCCTTTCGCGCTTCGGGCCGCTGTTCGAGGGCGAGGCAGGCCCGGCACAGGCCGCGCGGGCCGCGCTGCTGCCCAACACCTTTTTGCAGGCACTGGTCTGCCGGGCGCTGACCGGCAGAGTGCCGCCGGAGGAAATGGAAACATGA
- a CDS encoding phosphoenolpyruvate--protein phosphotransferase yields the protein MKRYKGFTASPGLVLGQVSRLERPPLVFGEGPFHPEQEKQALEDAIQLAQKELNDMADRAAPTEQAIFLFQSMMLEDEGFMNEVNFQIRAGVGAAEAMDRVGRRYAAQLSAMKDNAYMQLRSVDILDVTQRITNILCRRPRSWLALDHPVIIASDLLMPTDLFSIPQGRILGLITAEGSGQSHAAIIARSLNIPGITQVGRDFLEDCDGREVILNATEGECILDPDAAARQSAITRICELQRQNEELNAQLELPNRTRDGEEFELLANCFGPEDVGTAMSSGASGVGLLRSSYMMLPGHAMDEQEQYLFYTSCLAAAKGKMVTVRTFDFGADRTMADAYQGVQSSKLGLRGIRSSLRNLPQMAVQICALMRAAAKGPLRVMFPMVTDIEDWDSAMQVVDHCRRKLAERGEEFEPDVPFGVMLSIPAACLTAEDFTAHGCRFFVIGTNDLTQYTHAVSRELAIAEHYYRPASPAMKKLIAMVVDAAKKADIPVTICGLAVGNAVNATQYLRLGLRSFSMSPQNLLAIKKALRDAETR from the coding sequence ATGAAGAGATACAAGGGATTTACCGCCTCGCCCGGCCTTGTGCTGGGGCAGGTGAGCCGTCTTGAGCGCCCGCCGCTGGTCTTTGGCGAGGGGCCGTTCCATCCCGAGCAGGAAAAGCAGGCGCTGGAAGATGCCATTCAGCTGGCTCAGAAGGAGCTGAACGATATGGCAGACCGCGCCGCCCCCACCGAGCAGGCCATCTTTCTGTTCCAGAGCATGATGCTGGAGGATGAGGGCTTCATGAATGAGGTCAACTTCCAGATCCGGGCCGGTGTGGGTGCAGCCGAAGCGATGGACCGTGTGGGCCGCCGCTACGCGGCCCAGCTCTCGGCCATGAAAGACAACGCCTATATGCAGCTGCGGAGCGTGGACATCCTCGACGTGACCCAGCGCATCACCAACATCCTCTGCCGCCGCCCCCGCAGCTGGCTGGCCCTCGACCACCCGGTCATCATCGCGTCGGATCTGCTTATGCCCACCGACCTGTTCAGCATCCCGCAGGGACGCATCCTCGGCCTTATCACTGCCGAGGGCAGCGGCCAGAGCCACGCGGCCATCATCGCCCGCTCGCTGAACATCCCGGGCATCACGCAGGTGGGCCGGGACTTCCTCGAGGACTGCGATGGCCGCGAGGTCATCCTGAACGCCACCGAGGGCGAGTGCATCCTTGACCCGGACGCCGCCGCCCGCCAGAGCGCCATCACCCGCATCTGCGAGCTGCAGCGCCAGAACGAGGAGCTGAACGCGCAGCTGGAGCTGCCCAACCGCACCCGGGACGGCGAGGAGTTCGAGCTTCTGGCCAACTGCTTCGGCCCGGAGGATGTGGGCACGGCCATGAGCTCCGGAGCGTCCGGCGTGGGCCTGCTGCGCAGCAGCTACATGATGCTGCCCGGCCACGCCATGGACGAGCAGGAGCAGTATCTGTTCTATACCTCCTGCCTCGCCGCCGCCAAGGGAAAGATGGTGACGGTGCGCACCTTCGACTTTGGTGCCGACCGCACGATGGCGGACGCCTATCAGGGCGTCCAGTCCTCCAAGCTGGGCCTGCGGGGCATCCGCAGCAGCCTGCGCAACCTGCCCCAGATGGCAGTCCAGATCTGTGCCCTCATGCGGGCTGCCGCCAAAGGCCCCCTGCGGGTCATGTTCCCCATGGTGACGGACATCGAGGACTGGGATTCCGCCATGCAGGTGGTGGACCACTGCCGCCGCAAGCTCGCGGAGCGGGGGGAAGAGTTCGAGCCGGATGTGCCCTTCGGCGTCATGCTCAGCATCCCTGCCGCCTGTCTGACGGCAGAGGATTTTACGGCCCACGGCTGCCGCTTTTTTGTCATCGGCACCAACGACCTGACCCAGTACACCCACGCCGTGAGCCGGGAGCTGGCCATTGCCGAGCACTACTACCGCCCCGCCAGCCCGGCCATGAAGAAGCTCATCGCCATGGTGGTGGACGCCGCGAAAAAAGCCGACATCCCTGTGACGATCTGCGGCCTTGCCGTCGGCAACGCCGTCAACGCCACCCAGTATCTCCGCCTCGGCCTGCGCAGCTTCTCCATGAGTCCCCAGAACCTTCTGGCCATCAAAAAGGCCCTGCGGGATGCAGAAACAAGATAA
- a CDS encoding RsmE family RNA methyltransferase, which translates to MPHRYFTTEISDGTAVLRGADAHHLSRVMRGKPGDTVILCDGNAVEYTATITGFGDETVEFSVEPGYPSAAEPTVDVTLLVGYPKQDKLEQVIRHGVELGCDHFIPFFSRYCVAAPKKEEQKNERYNRIAFEAAKQCGRGVLPDVALPLPNFGAVCRSLGQYDLVLFCYECGGAPLRQLLAEAKPADGQKLKLAVITGAEGGFAAEEAEMAAQAGAKTVGLGPRILRCETAPLAVVSAVMTLTGNLE; encoded by the coding sequence ATGCCGCACCGCTATTTTACCACCGAGATCTCCGACGGCACTGCCGTGCTGCGGGGGGCTGACGCCCACCATCTCTCCCGCGTCATGCGGGGAAAGCCGGGAGACACCGTCATCCTCTGCGACGGCAACGCCGTGGAATACACCGCCACCATCACCGGCTTCGGCGACGAGACGGTGGAGTTTTCCGTCGAGCCGGGCTATCCCAGCGCCGCCGAACCCACTGTGGACGTCACCCTGCTGGTGGGCTACCCCAAGCAGGACAAGCTGGAGCAGGTCATCCGCCACGGCGTCGAGCTGGGCTGTGACCACTTCATCCCCTTCTTCAGCCGGTACTGCGTGGCCGCCCCCAAGAAGGAGGAGCAGAAAAACGAGCGCTACAACCGCATCGCCTTCGAGGCCGCCAAACAGTGCGGACGGGGGGTGCTGCCGGATGTAGCCCTGCCGCTGCCCAACTTCGGCGCAGTCTGCCGCAGCCTCGGACAGTACGACCTCGTGCTCTTCTGCTACGAATGCGGCGGCGCGCCCCTTCGCCAGCTGCTGGCCGAGGCAAAGCCCGCCGACGGCCAAAAGCTGAAGCTCGCCGTCATCACCGGCGCAGAGGGCGGCTTTGCCGCCGAGGAAGCCGAGATGGCCGCGCAGGCCGGGGCAAAGACCGTAGGCCTCGGCCCCCGCATCCTCCGCTGCGAGACGGCCCCTCTGGCCGTCGTCTCCGCCGTCATGACCCTGACGGGAAATCTCGAATGA
- the prmA gene encoding 50S ribosomal protein L11 methyltransferase — translation MEWTDIRLTVSKADAEAAEAVATMIAEGGIYIEDYSDIEEQVEQIAHVDLIEQELLDKPRDTVIIHMYLEPGDSPVETLALIAARMEAAGIPYTSETEGVEQEDWQNGWRKYYHPMDVGQRLAVVPSWQDYETSRVKLILDPGLAFGTGGHETTNLCLEVLDERVRGGERVLDIGTGSGILAIAALKLGAAVAEGVDIDPVAVRTAGENAALNGVADKLTVLVGDLSDKASGKYDIITANIVANAIMALAPAVPGLMADDAVFIASGIIDSRKDEVIAALEAAGLAVLEVKEKRGWECIVCKKA, via the coding sequence ATGGAATGGACTGATATTCGCCTGACCGTATCCAAAGCCGACGCCGAGGCCGCCGAGGCCGTGGCCACCATGATCGCGGAGGGCGGCATCTATATCGAAGACTACAGTGACATCGAAGAGCAGGTGGAGCAGATCGCCCACGTAGACCTCATCGAGCAGGAGCTGCTGGACAAGCCCCGGGACACCGTCATCATCCATATGTATCTCGAGCCGGGGGACTCCCCGGTGGAGACGCTGGCCCTCATCGCGGCCCGGATGGAGGCCGCAGGCATCCCCTACACCTCCGAGACCGAGGGCGTAGAGCAGGAGGACTGGCAGAACGGCTGGCGCAAGTACTACCACCCGATGGACGTGGGCCAGCGCCTCGCCGTCGTGCCCTCGTGGCAGGACTACGAGACGAGCCGCGTCAAGCTCATCCTCGACCCGGGCCTCGCCTTCGGCACCGGCGGCCACGAGACGACCAACCTCTGCCTTGAGGTGCTGGACGAGCGGGTCAGGGGCGGCGAGCGGGTGCTGGACATCGGCACCGGCAGCGGCATCCTCGCCATCGCGGCCCTTAAACTGGGGGCAGCCGTGGCCGAGGGCGTGGACATCGACCCCGTGGCCGTCCGCACGGCCGGGGAGAACGCCGCCCTCAACGGCGTGGCCGACAAGCTGACCGTCCTCGTGGGCGACCTGTCCGACAAGGCCAGCGGCAAGTACGACATCATCACCGCCAACATCGTGGCCAACGCCATCATGGCGCTGGCCCCCGCCGTCCCCGGCCTGATGGCCGACGACGCCGTCTTCATCGCCAGCGGCATCATCGACAGCCGGAAGGATGAGGTCATCGCCGCGCTGGAAGCTGCCGGCCTCGCCGTGCTGGAAGTGAAGGAAAAGCGCGGCTGGGAGTGCATCGTCTGCAAGAAGGCGTAA
- a CDS encoding glucose PTS transporter subunit EIIB yields MFLGMDIYSWIAAIVIALIVTFLPVSLPVKIVLAMAAMACFYFGRKYYHDHKNGGAETPSMTSAESEAMASGLLKALGGKGNIIKMDYCATRLRFEVHSYASVDEAAAKAAGAEGVIRPAKNACQVVIKGDVQAVYDALRKQL; encoded by the coding sequence ATGTTTTTGGGAATGGATATTTATAGCTGGATCGCTGCCATCGTCATTGCACTCATCGTCACCTTCCTTCCGGTCTCTCTGCCGGTGAAGATCGTTCTGGCGATGGCGGCGATGGCCTGCTTTTATTTTGGCCGCAAGTACTACCACGACCACAAGAACGGCGGGGCGGAGACGCCCAGCATGACCTCGGCCGAGAGCGAGGCAATGGCCTCCGGCCTCCTGAAAGCCCTCGGCGGCAAAGGGAACATTATCAAGATGGACTACTGCGCCACCCGTCTCCGCTTCGAGGTGCACAGCTATGCCTCCGTGGATGAGGCCGCAGCCAAGGCCGCAGGTGCAGAGGGCGTGATCCGCCCGGCCAAGAATGCCTGTCAGGTGGTCATCAAGGGTGATGTGCAGGCCGTGTACGACGCCCTGCGCAAGCAGCTGTAA
- a CDS encoding GNAT family N-acetyltransferase, whose amino-acid sequence MKPQNLTWKKLTADELTRVYLDEMRRDFPPSELKPLSMILNSEAAGMAHTWGVFAEDTLVSYLLMVRPAGCEVSQLDYFSVLPAYRSSGVGAKLLAALPAHEEGAKAILIEAECPEKADDRAMAVRRLGFYARCGAADTGWTEHLFDAWFRVLVLPAEDSAMEAGEANKALADCYSRVMGEDKWRKYVQLYRPDGEEEKF is encoded by the coding sequence ATGAAGCCCCAGAACCTCACTTGGAAAAAACTCACCGCCGACGAGCTGACGCGGGTGTATCTGGACGAGATGCGCCGCGACTTCCCGCCCAGCGAGCTGAAGCCTCTGAGCATGATATTGAACAGCGAGGCCGCCGGCATGGCCCACACATGGGGCGTGTTCGCGGAGGACACGCTGGTGTCCTACCTGCTGATGGTGCGGCCCGCGGGCTGCGAAGTGAGCCAGCTGGACTATTTCTCCGTCCTGCCCGCCTACCGCAGCTCGGGGGTGGGCGCAAAGCTGCTGGCCGCTCTGCCCGCCCACGAGGAGGGCGCAAAAGCCATCCTCATCGAGGCCGAGTGCCCCGAAAAGGCGGACGACAGGGCGATGGCCGTCCGCCGTCTGGGCTTCTATGCCCGCTGCGGCGCAGCTGACACCGGCTGGACCGAGCATCTCTTCGATGCATGGTTCCGGGTGCTGGTGCTGCCCGCCGAGGACAGCGCGATGGAGGCCGGGGAGGCCAACAAGGCGCTGGCCGACTGCTACAGCCGGGTCATGGGCGAGGATAAATGGCGGAAATACGTCCAGCTCTACCGCCCGGACGGCGAAGAAGAGAAATTTTAA
- a CDS encoding phosphate ABC transporter substrate-binding protein — translation MKKITRRSFLSICGAAAAAAALTACGGAASSAAASSAAVSSTAESAASGAALSGNVATGGSTSMKNVIAALTEGFAEIEPDVTVSYDPTGSGAGITGATDKTLDIGLSSRALKADETGVTGTTVALDGIAIIVNKSSKVEDLTVDQLKQMFTGEITNWSEVGGDDGEIVLVGREAGSGTRDGFESIVDVKDSCKYAQELTATGAVISAVEANPLAIGYASLSAVGDTVKAVTVGGVECSEETVKDGSYEVQRPFVFVTNDAVTLSAQAQAFFDFATSADAADLIRTAGAVPVNE, via the coding sequence ATGAAAAAGATCACTCGTCGTTCGTTCCTGTCCATCTGCGGCGCTGCTGCCGCTGCTGCTGCCCTGACCGCCTGCGGCGGTGCAGCTTCTTCTGCCGCCGCCTCTTCCGCAGCCGTTTCCAGCACTGCGGAGTCTGCTGCTTCCGGCGCTGCCCTGTCCGGCAATGTGGCCACAGGCGGTTCCACCTCCATGAAGAACGTCATCGCTGCTCTGACCGAGGGCTTCGCCGAGATCGAGCCGGACGTCACCGTCAGCTATGACCCCACCGGTTCCGGCGCAGGCATCACCGGCGCGACCGATAAGACGCTGGACATCGGCCTGTCCTCCCGTGCTCTGAAGGCAGATGAGACCGGCGTTACCGGTACCACCGTGGCTCTGGACGGCATCGCCATCATTGTCAACAAGAGCAGCAAGGTCGAGGATCTGACCGTCGATCAGCTCAAGCAGATGTTCACCGGCGAGATCACCAACTGGTCTGAGGTCGGCGGCGACGACGGCGAGATCGTTCTGGTGGGCCGTGAGGCTGGCTCCGGCACCCGCGACGGCTTCGAGAGCATCGTGGACGTCAAGGACTCCTGCAAGTATGCACAGGAGCTGACCGCTACCGGCGCTGTCATCAGCGCGGTGGAGGCCAACCCTCTGGCCATCGGCTATGCTTCCCTGTCTGCTGTCGGTGACACCGTCAAGGCTGTGACCGTCGGCGGCGTGGAGTGCAGCGAAGAGACCGTCAAGGATGGCAGCTACGAGGTGCAGCGTCCCTTTGTCTTCGTCACCAACGACGCTGTCACCCTTTCCGCTCAGGCTCAGGCCTTCTTCGACTTCGCTACCAGCGCTGACGCCGCCGACCTCATCCGCACTGCTGGCGCTGTCCCGGTGAACGAGTGA